One genomic segment of Pseudomonas chlororaphis subsp. aurantiaca includes these proteins:
- a CDS encoding NAD-dependent epimerase/dehydratase family protein, with the protein MKVLVTGASGFVGRHLVAALLARGCQVRALARDPQKLAAMPWAGAVERVAADVHAADSDIASLVEGVDALVHLAWPGLPNYKSLFHLEYNLMADYRFIKAAVEAGVPQVMITGTCFEYGMQSGPLDEQTPAQPSNPYGLAKHSLRLFLENLQQQRPFTLQWARLFYLHGVGQNPNSLLAALDRAIDAGDAVFDMSAGEQLRDYLAIEDAAASLAALLQRRDFSGVVNCSSGQPISVRALVERRVRERGSMIRLNLGHYPYPAHEPMAFWGANERLQQLLGAEHGA; encoded by the coding sequence TTGAAGGTACTGGTCACCGGGGCCAGCGGTTTTGTCGGCCGGCATCTGGTCGCCGCCTTGCTGGCCCGCGGCTGCCAGGTGCGGGCGCTGGCCCGTGATCCACAAAAGCTGGCCGCCATGCCCTGGGCTGGAGCGGTGGAGCGGGTGGCCGCGGACGTGCATGCCGCCGACAGCGATATCGCCTCCCTGGTCGAGGGCGTCGATGCCCTGGTGCACCTGGCCTGGCCGGGGCTGCCGAACTACAAGTCGCTGTTTCATCTCGAGTACAACCTGATGGCCGACTACCGGTTCATCAAGGCCGCGGTCGAGGCGGGCGTGCCCCAGGTCATGATCACCGGTACCTGTTTCGAATACGGTATGCAGAGCGGTCCGCTCGACGAGCAGACACCGGCGCAGCCGAGCAATCCCTATGGGCTGGCCAAGCACAGCCTGCGGCTGTTCCTGGAAAACTTGCAGCAGCAACGGCCTTTCACCCTGCAATGGGCGCGGCTGTTCTATCTGCATGGTGTTGGGCAGAACCCCAACAGTCTGCTGGCCGCCCTGGACCGGGCGATCGACGCTGGCGACGCGGTGTTCGACATGTCCGCCGGCGAACAGCTGCGCGATTACCTGGCCATCGAGGACGCCGCCGCCAGCCTTGCGGCGCTGCTGCAACGGCGGGATTTTTCCGGGGTGGTCAACTGTTCCAGCGGCCAGCCGATATCGGTTCGTGCGCTGGTCGAGCGACGGGTGCGCGAGCGCGGCTCGATGATCCGCCTGAACCTGGGGCATTACCCCTATCCCGCCCACGAACCCATGGCGTTCTGGGGGGCGAATGAGCGCCTGCAACAACTATTGGGAGCAGAACATGGGGCATGA
- a CDS encoding TIGR00180 family glycosyltransferase gives MQVQDKAQNTSAPLSERFTLVVMSHNRKAFLRRTLQYYSTYPCKILVLDSSLHADESLAGQFPQVDYRHLPQYTYKGLQDKLTYGVGQVTTPYMVFAADDDFLLHGALTESVEFLEANPDYGLCHGYGMMYLARAAEVNYYRRDCRVIEDYASEDAGERVMAFMSHFLPPFYAVTRTDLLQQWYSLLPPGTSFEWQEIGHTFFLLASAKARILPIPFAVREVNYNASEHNTDVLTVLTYGDAKSVAQREEFAGFLASLPTGLSAQGPQQAKQLALDSFRAMAECLLTGRSLNGKMIFRSAWVEPGAEPVRSFGPEQFVEMPFYNKPMFDLLTEFEFLMHAMPAGRLQLQELEGVLLKQQELMQVQPNDTDRTLRSRLWEALSCNLFNLEVVRRLAASLQASTEQDSEEQNDARKLQAWAERLASVPFQDSPGLLENMPSGRLLKWLEARNPEAQQLKSINEHLARHNGGPSFGILLLDLDADMVKLQATFDSLVNGHCRSFQVVVFTTGDLPATTTAQDTVHFVKVSTSNYVERINQVAAQSSRDWLLLARAGERFTASGLLRASLELLGAQGCRAVAMDEIHYGADGALKDVFRPGVNLDLLQSVPDMMAGHWLIRRDVLAAAGGYSTAFPQAMEYDLLLRLIEDGGLAGLAHLAEPLLIGQAATVEENTQYSQVLTRHLGKRGYRAQVSAAQTGVYQINYSHGERPLVSIILRSEDNLEQLQRCLVSVLQRTRYQRYEVVIGDNHSQCEELANWLTSLEQKGDRIRVLRSPQRLSVAALYNAASQEARGDYLVLLAADGEVVNADWMESLLNQAQRPEVGIVGARLVDAKGGTTSAGLVLGLNEHLGAAFAGEPKGASGYLNGLLAEQNYSAVSGACLMIRKEVYNAVGGLDEEHFAEAFADVDLCLKVAEAGLLTVWTPQVQILHPGTLADDTQAAAALRDKWQARFEHDVAYNQNLSRSGKGFTPGAPASVDWAQLLA, from the coding sequence ATGCAGGTTCAAGACAAGGCTCAAAACACTAGCGCACCGTTGAGCGAGCGTTTCACGCTGGTGGTGATGTCCCACAATCGCAAGGCGTTCTTGCGCCGCACCTTGCAGTACTACAGCACCTACCCCTGCAAGATCCTGGTGCTGGACTCTTCTCTGCACGCCGACGAAAGCCTGGCCGGGCAGTTCCCCCAGGTCGACTACCGGCATCTGCCGCAGTACACCTACAAGGGCCTGCAGGACAAGCTGACCTACGGTGTCGGGCAGGTGACGACGCCGTACATGGTGTTTGCCGCCGACGACGACTTCCTGCTGCATGGCGCGCTGACCGAGTCGGTGGAGTTTCTCGAAGCCAACCCCGACTACGGCCTGTGCCACGGCTACGGGATGATGTACCTGGCCCGCGCCGCCGAGGTGAACTACTACCGGCGCGATTGCCGGGTGATCGAGGACTACGCCTCGGAAGATGCCGGCGAGCGGGTCATGGCGTTCATGAGCCATTTCCTGCCGCCGTTCTACGCGGTGACCCGCACCGACCTGCTGCAACAGTGGTACAGCCTGCTGCCGCCGGGGACCAGCTTCGAATGGCAGGAAATCGGCCATACCTTCTTCCTGCTGGCCTCGGCCAAGGCGCGGATCCTGCCGATCCCGTTCGCCGTGCGGGAGGTCAACTACAATGCCTCGGAGCACAACACCGATGTGTTGACGGTGCTGACCTACGGCGACGCCAAGTCGGTGGCTCAGCGCGAGGAGTTCGCCGGGTTCCTGGCATCGTTGCCCACCGGCTTGAGCGCCCAGGGGCCGCAACAGGCCAAGCAGCTTGCCCTGGACAGCTTCAGGGCCATGGCCGAGTGTCTGCTCACCGGGCGCTCGCTCAATGGCAAGATGATTTTCCGTTCGGCCTGGGTCGAGCCCGGGGCCGAGCCGGTGCGTTCGTTCGGCCCGGAACAGTTCGTCGAGATGCCGTTCTACAACAAGCCGATGTTCGACCTGTTGACCGAGTTCGAATTCCTCATGCACGCGATGCCGGCTGGCCGCCTGCAGCTCCAGGAGCTTGAAGGCGTGCTGCTCAAGCAGCAGGAACTGATGCAGGTACAACCCAACGACACCGACCGCACCCTGCGCAGCCGCTTGTGGGAGGCGCTGTCGTGCAACCTGTTCAACCTTGAGGTAGTCCGGCGTCTGGCGGCCTCGCTGCAGGCTTCCACGGAACAGGACTCCGAGGAACAGAACGATGCCCGCAAATTGCAGGCCTGGGCCGAGCGCCTGGCGTCGGTGCCGTTCCAGGACAGCCCGGGGCTGCTGGAGAACATGCCTTCGGGGCGCCTGCTGAAGTGGCTGGAGGCGCGCAACCCCGAGGCGCAACAGCTCAAGTCGATCAACGAGCACCTGGCCCGGCACAACGGTGGGCCGAGCTTCGGCATCCTGCTGCTCGACCTCGACGCGGACATGGTCAAGTTGCAGGCGACCTTCGACAGCCTGGTCAACGGCCATTGCCGGTCCTTCCAGGTGGTGGTCTTCACCACGGGCGACCTGCCGGCGACCACCACCGCCCAGGACACCGTGCATTTCGTCAAGGTCAGCACCAGCAACTATGTGGAGCGGATCAACCAGGTCGCGGCGCAATCCTCCCGTGACTGGCTGCTCCTGGCCCGTGCCGGCGAGCGTTTCACCGCCAGCGGCCTGCTGCGCGCCAGCCTGGAACTGCTTGGCGCGCAAGGGTGCCGCGCGGTGGCCATGGACGAAATCCACTACGGCGCCGATGGCGCGCTGAAGGATGTGTTCCGCCCGGGCGTCAACCTTGACCTGCTGCAAAGCGTGCCGGACATGATGGCCGGCCACTGGCTGATTCGCCGGGATGTGCTGGCGGCTGCCGGCGGCTATTCGACGGCCTTTCCACAAGCCATGGAATACGACCTGCTGCTGCGTCTGATCGAAGACGGCGGGCTGGCCGGCCTGGCCCACTTGGCCGAGCCGCTGTTGATCGGCCAGGCCGCGACAGTGGAGGAGAACACCCAGTACAGCCAGGTGTTGACCCGTCATCTGGGCAAGCGTGGCTACCGGGCCCAGGTCAGCGCGGCGCAAACCGGCGTCTACCAGATCAACTACAGCCATGGTGAGCGTCCGCTGGTCTCGATCATCCTGCGCAGCGAAGACAACCTCGAGCAGCTGCAGCGCTGCCTGGTCAGCGTGCTGCAACGCACGCGCTACCAGCGTTACGAAGTGGTCATCGGCGACAACCACAGCCAGTGCGAAGAACTGGCCAACTGGCTCACCAGCCTGGAGCAGAAGGGCGATCGTATCCGCGTGCTGCGCAGCCCACAGCGCCTGAGCGTCGCGGCGCTGTACAACGCGGCGAGCCAGGAGGCCCGCGGCGACTACCTGGTGTTGCTGGCGGCCGACGGCGAAGTGGTCAATGCCGACTGGATGGAGAGCCTGCTCAATCAGGCGCAGCGGCCGGAAGTGGGGATCGTCGGCGCGCGCCTGGTGGACGCCAAGGGGGGGACCACCTCGGCCGGCCTGGTGCTTGGGCTGAACGAGCATCTGGGCGCGGCATTCGCCGGTGAGCCGAAAGGTGCCAGCGGCTACCTGAACGGCTTGCTCGCCGAGCAGAACTATTCGGCGGTCTCCGGGGCCTGCCTGATGATTCGCAAGGAGGTCTACAACGCCGTCGGCGGCCTGGACGAAGAACACTTCGCCGAAGCATTCGCTGATGTCGACCTGTGCCTGAAGGTCGCCGAAGCCGGGTTGTTGACGGTCTGGACCCCGCAGGTGCAGATCCTCCATCCGGGTACCCTGGCGGACGATACCCAGGCCGCGGCGGCGCTGCGTGACAAATGGCAGGCCCGCTTCGAGCACGATGTGGCCTACAACCAGAACCTGAGCCGGAGCGGCAAGGGCTTCACCCCTGGCGCTCCTGCCAGTGTCGACTGGGCGCAGCTGCTCGCATAA
- a CDS encoding class I SAM-dependent methyltransferase, whose product MGHELYRVMDLPVLQNRTFADAQSARASASADMVLVQDEESGLIFNQAFDPDKLSYDSDYQNEQAHSAQFQRHLQDVEGIIARHFKGRELIEVGCGKGYFLELLRERGYRITGIDPAYEGDNADVIKAPFTRGLGLSADAVVLRHVLEHIADPRAFLAEMAEANQGGQIYIEVPCFDWIVEHRAWFDVFYEHVNYFRLDDLRRMFGTVHEAGHLFGGQYLYVVADLGTLREPGETAVERLEMPLDFTASIERAKQIIQARPEAGSAIWGASSKGVIYSLFLQRAGVSVDQVVDINPAKQGRYLPLSGARVSSPEEVMATLPEGANLFVMNSNYLDEIKRMTDGRYVYHAVDSASFK is encoded by the coding sequence ATGGGGCATGAGTTGTATCGGGTCATGGACCTGCCGGTGCTGCAGAACCGCACCTTCGCCGACGCGCAGAGCGCCAGGGCGTCGGCCTCTGCCGACATGGTGCTGGTGCAGGACGAGGAGAGCGGCCTGATCTTCAACCAGGCTTTCGACCCCGACAAGCTGAGCTACGACAGCGACTACCAGAACGAGCAGGCCCACTCGGCGCAGTTCCAGCGCCACCTGCAGGATGTCGAGGGCATCATCGCCCGGCATTTCAAGGGCCGCGAGCTGATCGAGGTCGGTTGCGGCAAAGGCTATTTCCTCGAACTGCTGCGTGAGCGGGGTTACCGCATCACCGGCATCGATCCGGCCTACGAGGGCGATAACGCCGATGTGATCAAGGCGCCCTTTACCCGTGGCCTGGGGCTGTCGGCCGATGCCGTGGTGTTGCGCCATGTGCTGGAGCATATCGCCGACCCGCGGGCGTTCCTGGCGGAGATGGCCGAGGCCAACCAGGGCGGGCAGATCTACATCGAAGTGCCGTGCTTCGACTGGATCGTCGAGCATCGCGCCTGGTTCGACGTGTTTTACGAGCATGTGAACTACTTCCGCCTGGATGACCTGCGGCGGATGTTCGGCACCGTGCACGAGGCTGGCCACCTGTTCGGCGGCCAGTACCTGTATGTGGTGGCCGACCTCGGCACCTTGCGCGAGCCCGGCGAGACAGCGGTCGAGCGTCTGGAGATGCCGCTGGATTTCACCGCCAGCATCGAGCGGGCCAAGCAGATCATCCAGGCCCGGCCCGAGGCGGGCTCGGCGATCTGGGGCGCGTCCTCCAAGGGTGTGATCTATTCGCTGTTCCTGCAGCGCGCGGGCGTTTCGGTGGACCAGGTGGTGGATATCAATCCGGCCAAGCAGGGCCGTTATCTGCCCCTGAGCGGTGCCCGCGTGTCGTCCCCCGAAGAGGTCATGGCGACCTTGCCCGAGGGCGCCAACCTGTTTGTGATGAATTCCAACTATCTCGACGAGATCAAGCGCATGACCGATGGGCGTTATGTCTATCACGCAGTCGACAGCGCTTCGTTCAAATGA
- the pseB gene encoding UDP-N-acetylglucosamine 4,6-dehydratase (inverting) — translation MFNGKSIFISGGTGSFGRNFIRRLLEQYQPKRVVVFSRDELKQYEMQQTFNASCMRYFLGDVRDAERLRQAMRGIDYVVHAAALKQVPAAEYNPTECIRTNVNGAENIIAAAIDNGVKKVVALSTDKAASPVNLYGATKLLSDKLFVAANNIAGDQPTRFAVVRYGNVAGSRGSVVPFFSKLIAEGARELPITDARMTRFWITLDHGVQFVLDSFSRMHGGEVFVPKIPSIRIVDLARGMAQNLPHKQVGIRPGEKLHELMVPLDDARMTLEFADHYTIQPSIRFTNVNVDFAVDGLGERGRPVDEQFEYRSDTNPHFLSVGQIAELHAGLSA, via the coding sequence ATGTTCAACGGCAAATCGATTTTCATCTCCGGCGGCACCGGTTCGTTCGGGCGCAATTTCATCCGGCGTCTGCTGGAGCAATACCAGCCCAAGCGGGTGGTGGTGTTCTCCCGCGATGAACTGAAACAGTATGAAATGCAGCAGACCTTCAATGCGTCCTGCATGCGTTATTTCCTTGGCGACGTGCGTGACGCCGAACGTCTGCGCCAGGCCATGCGCGGGATCGACTATGTGGTGCACGCCGCGGCCCTGAAGCAGGTGCCGGCCGCGGAATACAACCCCACCGAGTGCATCCGCACCAACGTCAACGGCGCGGAAAACATCATCGCCGCGGCCATCGACAATGGCGTGAAGAAAGTGGTCGCGCTGTCCACCGACAAGGCGGCCAGCCCGGTCAACCTGTATGGCGCGACCAAGCTGCTGTCGGACAAGCTGTTCGTCGCGGCGAACAATATCGCCGGCGACCAGCCGACCCGTTTTGCCGTGGTGCGCTACGGCAACGTGGCCGGCTCCCGAGGCTCGGTGGTGCCATTCTTCAGCAAGCTGATCGCCGAAGGCGCCCGCGAACTGCCAATCACCGACGCGCGCATGACCCGTTTCTGGATCACCCTGGATCACGGGGTGCAGTTCGTGCTCGACAGCTTCTCGCGCATGCATGGCGGTGAAGTCTTCGTGCCGAAGATCCCGTCGATCCGGATCGTCGACCTGGCGCGTGGCATGGCGCAAAACCTGCCGCACAAGCAGGTGGGCATTCGTCCGGGGGAAAAACTCCACGAGCTGATGGTGCCGCTGGATGACGCGCGCATGACCCTGGAGTTCGCCGATCACTACACCATCCAGCCGTCGATCCGCTTTACCAATGTCAACGTCGACTTTGCCGTGGACGGCCTGGGCGAGCGCGGGCGACCGGTGGACGAGCAGTTCGAATACCGCTCCGACACCAATCCGCATTTCCTCTCGGTGGGCCAGATCGCCGAGCTGCATGCCGGGCTGTCGGCATGA
- a CDS encoding cephalosporin hydroxylase family protein, whose translation MTDNSIIQAFEAECQEQIRAQGEDQKLKGLARDFFNESAGHKYSYHFSWMGRPIIQLPQDMMAMQEIIWRVKPDLVIECGIAHGGSIIYYASLLELQGHGEVLGIDLDIRAHNREAIESHPMSKRIKMIEGSSIDPAIAEQVRAAAAGKKVILVLDSNHTHEHVLEELRLYAPLVSVDSYCVVMDTVVEDMPADFFPDRPWGPGDNPKTAVWAYLEENRDFEIDYQMQNKLLITVAPDGYLRRVR comes from the coding sequence ATGACCGACAACAGCATTATCCAAGCCTTCGAAGCCGAGTGTCAGGAGCAGATCCGCGCCCAGGGCGAAGACCAGAAACTCAAGGGCCTGGCGCGCGATTTCTTCAACGAGTCCGCCGGCCACAAGTACAGCTATCACTTCTCCTGGATGGGCCGCCCGATCATCCAGCTGCCCCAGGACATGATGGCCATGCAGGAGATCATCTGGCGGGTCAAGCCGGACCTGGTGATCGAATGCGGCATCGCCCACGGCGGCTCGATCATCTACTACGCCTCGCTGCTCGAACTGCAGGGCCACGGCGAAGTGCTGGGCATCGACCTGGATATCCGCGCCCATAACCGCGAAGCCATCGAAAGCCATCCGATGAGCAAGCGCATCAAGATGATCGAAGGCTCGAGCATCGATCCGGCGATTGCCGAGCAGGTGCGTGCCGCGGCCGCGGGCAAGAAAGTCATCCTGGTCCTGGATTCCAACCACACCCACGAGCACGTGCTCGAAGAGTTGCGCCTGTATGCGCCGCTGGTGTCGGTGGACAGCTACTGCGTGGTGATGGACACCGTGGTCGAGGACATGCCGGCGGACTTCTTCCCGGACCGTCCATGGGGCCCGGGCGACAACCCGAAAACCGCGGTCTGGGCCTACCTGGAAGAGAACCGCGACTTCGAAATCGACTACCAGATGCAGAACAAGCTGCTGATCACCGTGGCGCCGGATGGCTATCTGCGTCGCGTTCGTTGA
- a CDS encoding class I SAM-dependent methyltransferase, with protein sequence MNCRGCGTPLSLPLIDLGTSPPSNAYLRAEQLEQAEQWVPLKVQVCQACWLVQTEDYTRADSLFDADYAYFSSFSSTWLKHAERYVAEMVERFALGADSRVVEVAANDGYLLQYVAKRGIACLGVEPTHSTAQAAREKGLEIRELFFGREAARRLRQEGWPADLMAANNVLAHVPDINDFLGGFASLLKPTGVATFEFPQLLTLMAGQQFDTLYHEHYSYLSLTAVQALCERNGLEVFDVSQLPTHGGSLRVFVQRSDGSRREVQAAVQQQLQLEQQAGVKTPEYYTTLAPAAERIKHELLRFLLQAKAEGKRVVGYGAAAKGNTLLNYAGVKPDLLAWVADASPHKQGKFLPGSRIPVVAPERIDSERPDYVLVLPWNLLSEVSEQLAHVRQWGGRFVIAVPELKLL encoded by the coding sequence ATGAACTGCCGCGGTTGTGGCACCCCGTTGAGCCTGCCCCTGATCGACCTGGGCACCTCGCCGCCGTCCAACGCCTACCTGCGGGCCGAGCAGCTCGAACAGGCCGAGCAGTGGGTGCCGCTGAAGGTCCAGGTGTGCCAGGCCTGCTGGCTGGTGCAGACCGAGGACTACACCCGCGCCGACAGTCTGTTCGATGCCGACTACGCCTATTTCAGTTCTTTCTCCAGCACCTGGCTCAAGCATGCCGAGCGCTATGTGGCCGAGATGGTCGAGCGTTTCGCCCTGGGGGCCGACAGCCGTGTGGTGGAAGTCGCGGCCAACGACGGCTACCTGCTGCAATACGTGGCCAAGCGTGGCATCGCCTGTTTGGGCGTCGAGCCGACCCACAGCACTGCGCAAGCGGCGCGGGAAAAGGGCCTGGAGATTCGCGAGCTGTTCTTCGGTCGTGAGGCCGCGCGGCGGTTGCGGCAAGAGGGCTGGCCGGCGGACCTGATGGCCGCCAACAATGTGCTGGCCCACGTGCCGGACATCAACGATTTCCTCGGCGGTTTCGCCAGCTTGCTCAAGCCGACGGGCGTGGCGACTTTCGAGTTTCCGCAGTTGCTGACGCTGATGGCCGGCCAGCAGTTCGACACCCTGTATCACGAGCACTATTCCTACCTGTCGCTGACCGCGGTGCAGGCGCTGTGCGAGCGCAATGGCCTGGAAGTCTTCGACGTCAGCCAATTGCCGACCCACGGCGGTTCGCTGCGGGTCTTCGTGCAGCGCAGCGACGGCTCTCGCCGCGAGGTGCAGGCGGCGGTGCAACAGCAGTTGCAGCTCGAGCAACAGGCCGGGGTCAAGACCCCTGAGTACTACACGACCCTGGCGCCGGCCGCCGAGCGGATCAAGCATGAGTTGCTGCGCTTCCTGCTCCAGGCCAAGGCCGAAGGCAAGCGCGTGGTGGGTTACGGCGCCGCGGCCAAGGGCAACACCTTGCTCAATTACGCCGGGGTCAAGCCGGACCTGCTGGCCTGGGTCGCCGACGCCAGCCCGCACAAGCAGGGCAAGTTCCTGCCCGGCAGCCGGATTCCGGTGGTCGCGCCAGAGCGTATCGACAGCGAGCGCCCGGACTATGTGCTGGTGCTGCCATGGAACCTGTTGTCGGAAGTCAGCGAGCAACTGGCCCACGTTCGCCAGTGGGGCGGGCGTTTCGTGATCGCCGTGCCCGAGTTGAAGCTGCTGTGA